In Mongoliitalea daihaiensis, one DNA window encodes the following:
- the holA gene encoding DNA polymerase III subunit delta, protein MAYKAEDVLKDLKNGKFAPIYFLQGDEPFFIDQISDFIEKNALQEHEKGFNQMVMYGKDVAMPAILSNAKRFPMMADRQVVIVKEAQNIPGLGKEEVDNLLIHYIQNPLPSTILVFAHKYKSLDGRKALAKELDKKAVFVKTEKLKEHTLPSWIEGYIRSQGHQIDGPTASFLADSIGNNLEVLANEVGKMIINFTEPTKITKEHIQKYIGINKDYNAFELTKAMGFKDVDKANKIIHYFSQNPKNHPVIPIISVIFGYFSKLSLVHYNKSSGDNELAKLIGAHPYFVKEYRIAAKNYQLGKVIDSFSYIREADLRSKGVDSGSISGSEILRELVFKIMH, encoded by the coding sequence ATGGCATATAAAGCAGAAGACGTTTTAAAGGACTTAAAAAACGGGAAATTTGCTCCTATCTATTTTTTACAAGGTGATGAACCTTTTTTTATCGATCAGATTTCAGATTTTATCGAAAAAAATGCCTTACAAGAGCATGAAAAAGGCTTCAATCAAATGGTGATGTATGGAAAGGATGTTGCCATGCCTGCTATATTATCCAATGCCAAACGTTTTCCAATGATGGCCGATAGACAGGTAGTTATTGTCAAAGAGGCTCAAAATATTCCAGGTTTGGGGAAGGAAGAAGTTGATAACCTATTGATTCATTATATCCAAAATCCACTGCCAAGTACAATCTTAGTATTTGCTCATAAATACAAATCCTTGGATGGTCGAAAGGCTTTAGCAAAAGAATTGGATAAAAAGGCTGTTTTTGTCAAAACCGAAAAACTGAAAGAGCATACGCTTCCCAGCTGGATTGAGGGGTATATTCGGAGTCAGGGTCATCAAATAGATGGACCTACCGCAAGTTTTTTAGCAGATAGTATTGGAAATAATTTGGAAGTATTAGCGAATGAAGTAGGCAAAATGATAATCAACTTCACGGAGCCTACTAAAATCACGAAAGAGCACATTCAAAAATATATTGGAATCAATAAGGATTACAATGCCTTCGAATTGACAAAGGCAATGGGATTTAAGGACGTTGATAAGGCCAATAAGATCATTCATTATTTCTCTCAAAATCCTAAAAACCATCCAGTTATTCCTATAATCTCAGTGATATTTGGTTATTTTTCTAAACTGTCGCTCGTACATTACAATAAGTCTTCGGGGGATAACGAACTCGCTAAATTGATTGGTGCGCATCCCTATTTTGTGAAAGAGTATAGAATTGCTGCAAAAAACTATCAATTAGGCAAGGTTATTGATAGTTTTTCATACATCCGAGAAGCAGATTTACGCTCCAAAGGAGTCGATTCTGGTAGTATTTCAGGTTCTGAAATTCTCCGGGAGTTAGTTTTCAAAATCATGCATTAA
- a CDS encoding tetratricopeptide repeat protein — protein sequence MENFDKSVSYFKEGKFDQALVEINRCIQSDAVNQEYYFFRARVLSRMGKFQESLADFDWLQEKDAYNPTYISDRAVVLHLLKRNEEALNEFDRALNLEPQNPYRYSSRAYFKDRIGDHKGAIEDYEKAIELDPEDAVSYNNKGMVEEKMGYIQKSKKSFEKSDELIGYTKKEQSAQPTNASPSPKKDPPMITMEPMDTEERKITFQSYIKTLKEVFLNEKVRDDFWSFIKNGLRSRKS from the coding sequence GTGGAGAATTTTGATAAAAGTGTCTCTTATTTCAAAGAGGGAAAGTTTGATCAGGCCTTAGTGGAAATCAATCGGTGTATCCAATCAGACGCTGTCAATCAAGAATATTATTTTTTCCGTGCCCGAGTCCTTTCACGCATGGGGAAATTTCAAGAGTCGTTAGCTGATTTTGATTGGCTACAGGAAAAAGATGCCTATAATCCTACCTATATCTCAGATCGGGCTGTTGTACTGCATTTATTGAAGAGAAATGAGGAGGCTTTGAATGAATTTGACCGAGCATTGAACTTGGAACCACAAAACCCTTACCGTTACTCTAGCCGAGCTTACTTTAAAGATAGAATTGGAGACCACAAAGGTGCCATTGAAGATTATGAAAAAGCGATTGAATTAGATCCAGAAGATGCAGTGTCCTACAATAATAAGGGAATGGTAGAGGAGAAAATGGGCTATATTCAAAAATCGAAGAAGAGTTTTGAGAAGTCCGATGAATTGATTGGATACACTAAAAAAGAACAAAGTGCTCAACCTACTAATGCATCTCCTTCCCCTAAAAAAGACCCTCCCATGATTACCATGGAACCGATGGATACAGAGGAAAGAAAAATTACTTTTCAATCTTACATAAAGACACTTAAGGAGGTATTCCTCAATGAAAAGGTGCGAGATGACTTTTGGAGCTTTATCAAAAATGGATTACGGTCAAGAAAGTCTTAA
- a CDS encoding universal stress protein, whose product MESVFKIICPTDFSECSLNAIEYAAKLGEKYQAALILFHVPDKEDYQKLAAQELSNGQSYEFVEKKLENLVKTVSEESIPKGLKSCTAVIREGKIVSSILDFAKEENANLLVIGTEGINDFKKNYVGTRTAKVVERAEIDVLAIPRRVYFKVPRKLVYATDYLEEDKLAIQKISELAGFFDAEIDLVHVSTKVKSIDKSLHQTMIQELKPFIKYPKVNFVLKAYRDDAGLGLENYLITAKGDILVTLSKKKTWFEQIFDKNISRKMSYFINKPLYVVKKV is encoded by the coding sequence ATGGAATCTGTTTTTAAAATTATCTGTCCCACAGACTTCTCAGAATGTTCTTTAAATGCAATTGAATATGCTGCTAAATTAGGTGAAAAATATCAGGCAGCACTTATTCTATTTCACGTTCCAGATAAAGAAGATTATCAGAAGTTGGCTGCCCAAGAGTTAAGTAATGGTCAGTCTTATGAATTTGTAGAAAAAAAGTTAGAAAATCTGGTAAAGACCGTCTCCGAAGAGAGCATACCCAAAGGTCTGAAATCCTGTACTGCAGTTATCCGTGAAGGTAAAATTGTTAGTTCAATCCTTGATTTTGCAAAAGAAGAAAACGCGAATTTATTAGTCATTGGTACAGAAGGTATCAATGATTTTAAAAAGAACTATGTAGGTACACGAACAGCCAAAGTCGTAGAACGTGCTGAAATCGATGTCTTAGCGATACCTCGAAGAGTATATTTCAAAGTTCCTCGCAAGCTTGTTTATGCAACTGACTATCTGGAAGAAGATAAATTAGCTATTCAAAAAATCAGTGAGTTGGCTGGCTTTTTTGATGCTGAAATAGATCTTGTTCATGTCAGTACTAAAGTAAAATCAATCGATAAAAGCTTGCATCAAACGATGATCCAAGAATTGAAACCATTTATTAAATATCCAAAAGTTAATTTCGTATTGAAAGCTTACAGGGATGATGCGGGACTCGGGCTGGAAAATTATCTTATTACCGCTAAAGGTGATATTTTGGTAACGTTGAGCAAGAAAAAAACTTGGTTTGAACAAATCTTTGATAAAAACATCTCTAGAAAAATGTCTTATTTTATCAATAAACCATTATATGTGGTCAAGAAAGTTTAA
- a CDS encoding 2-hydroxyacid dehydrogenase has protein sequence MGLAIISPGKNMDAWISNFQSLDPSIPIQVYPDIQDPLSVEAALLWNHPPGILLEFPNLKLICSMGAGVDHILKDPQLPEHTPITRIVDEKLTWSMTNYVVMGVLNHHRQLVRYQQQQREKRWDMSSPEIEVSIGVLGVGALGNDIVDKLSYMGFKVSGFGKSPKIMSYPYYFGSQLDDFLQQINVLVCMLPLTAETEGYLNLELFKKCNPGTYLINVARGKHLNEQELLVALERGYISGALLDVFHVEPLPSNHPFWEEERIMMTPHIASVTNPNAAAPQILENFRRMKMSQPLINQINRIKGY, from the coding sequence ATGGGATTAGCAATTATTAGTCCAGGCAAAAATATGGATGCTTGGATCAGCAATTTCCAATCATTGGACCCTTCCATTCCTATTCAAGTATATCCTGATATTCAAGACCCACTATCAGTGGAAGCTGCGTTGCTCTGGAATCACCCTCCAGGTATTTTATTAGAGTTTCCAAACTTGAAACTTATTTGTTCCATGGGAGCTGGGGTAGACCATATTCTGAAGGATCCTCAGCTACCAGAGCATACACCAATAACTCGGATTGTGGATGAAAAACTTACTTGGTCAATGACTAACTACGTGGTCATGGGAGTACTCAATCACCATAGGCAACTAGTGCGTTATCAACAGCAGCAACGAGAAAAACGATGGGACATGTCCAGTCCAGAAATAGAAGTTAGTATAGGTGTCTTAGGAGTAGGTGCCTTGGGAAATGATATCGTAGATAAGTTGTCATACATGGGTTTTAAGGTTTCAGGATTTGGAAAAAGTCCTAAAATCATGTCTTATCCTTATTATTTTGGCTCTCAACTGGATGATTTTTTGCAACAGATCAATGTATTGGTTTGCATGCTTCCTCTAACGGCCGAAACTGAGGGGTATTTAAATCTGGAGTTATTTAAAAAATGCAATCCTGGCACATATTTAATTAATGTTGCTAGAGGAAAACATTTAAATGAACAAGAATTATTAGTAGCTTTGGAAAGAGGTTATATTTCAGGTGCCTTACTGGATGTATTTCATGTTGAACCTCTTCCCAGCAATCACCCATTTTGGGAAGAAGAGAGAATCATGATGACGCCACATATAGCCAGTGTTACCAATCCGAATGCTGCGGCACCTCAAATACTTGAAAATTTTAGAAGAATGAAAATGTCCCAACCCTTAATAAACCAAATAAATAGAATTAAAGGCTATTAA
- a CDS encoding DUF2911 domain-containing protein has product MKVHVGFLAALFMAAFWINTEAQQINMPQASPSAKISQKIGLTDVTIEYARPSMKGRKIFGELVPFGDVWRTGANAATLLTFSTDVSIENQPLPAGTYALYTIPGRDDWTIIISSNTKLWGAVGYNAEDDVLRATVKSGKTGQRYETMEFNFVDMTDNAASVAIKWENTRVSFRIETEVDQIVMDQIKALIIDQEVTNPGLYYQAANYYFTNKKDLKMAYDWISKSVEADPKYWTMHLKAKIEAELGLKSEAIQSATSSMAMAKEAKNPDYVGLNERLIRSLR; this is encoded by the coding sequence ATGAAAGTACATGTTGGATTCTTAGCGGCTTTATTTATGGCTGCATTTTGGATCAATACAGAAGCGCAGCAAATCAATATGCCACAAGCGAGCCCTTCAGCAAAAATTAGCCAGAAAATAGGACTTACCGATGTTACGATAGAATATGCACGCCCAAGTATGAAGGGAAGAAAAATTTTTGGAGAACTAGTGCCTTTTGGAGATGTTTGGAGAACAGGTGCTAATGCTGCTACACTTCTCACATTTTCTACGGATGTTAGTATCGAAAATCAACCACTTCCCGCAGGAACTTATGCACTTTATACCATTCCAGGGAGAGATGACTGGACCATAATTATTTCTTCGAATACAAAGTTATGGGGAGCAGTAGGTTACAATGCAGAAGATGATGTATTACGCGCGACAGTTAAATCAGGAAAAACTGGTCAGCGATACGAAACCATGGAATTTAATTTTGTGGATATGACAGATAACGCAGCATCTGTAGCGATTAAATGGGAAAATACGCGAGTCAGTTTCCGGATTGAGACAGAAGTGGATCAAATCGTTATGGATCAAATCAAAGCATTGATCATTGATCAAGAGGTTACAAACCCAGGTTTATACTACCAAGCTGCCAATTACTATTTTACGAATAAAAAGGATTTAAAAATGGCCTATGATTGGATTAGTAAATCGGTTGAAGCTGATCCTAAATACTGGACTATGCATTTAAAAGCAAAAATTGAAGCTGAGTTAGGATTGAAGTCTGAAGCTATACAAAGTGCAACAAGTTCGATGGCAATGGCTAAAGAAGCTAAAAATCCTGATTATGTAGGATTGAATGAACGTTTGATCCGTTCGTTACGGTAA
- a CDS encoding DUF6909 family protein, whose protein sequence is MQRTRAQESRAAIEKLYITMRHLFMRGSYKPMGVSGESLVDSLLVLSPEIYGALGQDEKIELDGLLYVMERLPKGIEECRYIRLISREGYENSTFPPIVPPKRRRNCYRVDADQMYVEMTRGRSDIYDILTHLTFLYIESEKIRKNSTDAKGRIDLNWKMLGQLVEKESRGEEFDMEVACSYLSHVIGRTFEETHTAVVKFENSNHVHSLFHVVYHLGNLSMDEAFHELDREISFSATLRMRVGHHVYGELWANSIKKVLFEEGLIDRPIHIISANLHSVLNTVYGHQALGLKTFEAIEKEAIAISQGVKSNKGKDIYSYALNHGFIEVNDVSGTNIHVQLLDTAKMTVDTIIPGKKLPKEKKDRPVILVMDYAFGEQAYECFDELLKPYETEDGKFHPLRVQSASIMGKAGILTGHKGDIMIPDSHVFEGTADNYPLENLFTKEDFEGFGLGVYQGTMFTVLGTSLQNKDVLSYLMQSSWKAIGLEMEGAHYQKAIQSESKIRQSIGRNVKVLYAYYASDNPLETGSTLASGALGMEGVRPTYLITYKIFEKLF, encoded by the coding sequence ATGCAAAGAACTAGAGCACAAGAATCAAGAGCAGCCATCGAAAAACTATACATCACCATGAGACATCTCTTTATGAGAGGGTCCTATAAACCGATGGGAGTTTCGGGGGAATCGCTTGTAGATTCACTTTTAGTGTTAAGTCCTGAAATTTATGGCGCATTAGGTCAGGACGAAAAAATTGAATTGGACGGACTCCTATACGTAATGGAGCGCTTGCCTAAAGGAATTGAAGAGTGCAGATACATTCGATTGATCAGTAGAGAAGGGTATGAAAATTCCACATTCCCACCGATAGTTCCTCCCAAAAGAAGAAGAAACTGCTACAGGGTAGATGCCGATCAGATGTATGTCGAGATGACAAGAGGAAGGTCCGATATTTACGATATTTTGACCCATTTGACATTTTTGTACATTGAATCTGAAAAAATCAGAAAGAATAGTACCGATGCCAAGGGAAGAATTGATTTAAATTGGAAAATGTTGGGTCAATTAGTAGAAAAGGAATCAAGAGGCGAAGAGTTTGATATGGAAGTCGCTTGTTCCTATTTAAGTCATGTTATTGGACGAACATTTGAAGAAACCCATACTGCGGTTGTGAAATTTGAAAACTCCAATCATGTTCATAGTTTATTCCATGTGGTATATCATTTGGGTAATTTATCGATGGACGAGGCTTTTCACGAGTTAGATAGGGAAATCTCTTTCTCAGCAACCCTTCGTATGCGAGTAGGACATCATGTTTATGGTGAGCTATGGGCAAACAGTATCAAAAAAGTACTTTTTGAAGAAGGTTTGATTGATCGACCCATCCACATCATTTCGGCTAATTTACACTCAGTACTAAATACCGTTTATGGGCATCAAGCTTTAGGGTTAAAGACGTTTGAAGCAATTGAAAAAGAAGCGATTGCAATTAGTCAAGGCGTGAAAAGCAATAAAGGAAAAGACATTTATTCGTATGCCTTAAATCATGGATTTATTGAAGTAAACGATGTTTCGGGAACAAATATCCACGTTCAACTTTTGGATACAGCGAAAATGACGGTAGATACCATCATTCCTGGAAAGAAACTTCCAAAAGAGAAAAAAGATAGACCGGTAATTCTTGTAATGGACTATGCTTTTGGAGAGCAAGCGTATGAGTGCTTTGATGAATTATTAAAGCCATATGAAACCGAAGATGGAAAATTCCATCCGTTGCGGGTTCAGTCTGCAAGTATTATGGGTAAAGCGGGGATTTTGACTGGACATAAGGGCGATATTATGATTCCCGATAGTCACGTATTTGAAGGAACTGCTGATAATTATCCTTTAGAAAATCTATTTACCAAAGAGGATTTTGAAGGATTTGGATTAGGAGTGTATCAAGGAACGATGTTTACTGTCTTAGGTACTTCTCTTCAAAATAAAGATGTCCTTAGCTATCTTATGCAATCTTCTTGGAAAGCTATCGGACTGGAAATGGAAGGAGCACATTATCAAAAAGCGATTCAGTCAGAAAGCAAAATCCGTCAAAGCATAGGACGAAATGTGAAAGTATTGTATGCGTATTACGCCTCTGATAATCCGCTGGAAACTGGAAGTACTTTGGCTTCTGGAGCCTTGGGAATGGAAGGTGTCAGACCGACCTATTTGATCACATACAAAATATTTGAAAAGCTATTTTGA
- a CDS encoding DinB family protein — translation MNETMRPLTGEYHPYYQNYLDIVKDLNVLELIYTQIEEVFDIFKSKDKVWASTPYAHGKWSPKELLAHITDTDRVMAFRAFCFARGEHAILPGFDQDLYIAEGNFNLLTVEDLLADFAANRKAILQMIRTIRVDQYQARGIANGTEVSVRALIAIIPGHAAHHLRILKERYG, via the coding sequence ATGAATGAGACGATGAGGCCCTTAACGGGAGAATATCACCCCTACTATCAGAATTATTTGGATATCGTTAAAGACTTAAATGTCCTTGAGCTAATTTATACTCAAATTGAAGAGGTTTTTGATATTTTTAAAAGTAAGGATAAAGTTTGGGCATCAACACCATATGCACATGGAAAATGGTCTCCAAAGGAATTATTAGCACATATTACAGATACAGATCGTGTAATGGCCTTTCGCGCATTTTGTTTTGCTAGAGGGGAGCATGCTATACTACCAGGTTTTGACCAAGATCTCTACATCGCGGAGGGGAATTTTAATCTGCTTACTGTAGAAGACTTGTTAGCTGATTTTGCAGCCAATCGAAAAGCAATCCTTCAAATGATTCGAACGATCCGTGTAGATCAGTACCAAGCTAGGGGAATCGCGAATGGTACGGAAGTTTCTGTAAGAGCCTTGATTGCGATTATTCCAGGGCATGCAGCACATCATTTGAGGATTTTGAAGGAGAGGTATGGTTAA
- a CDS encoding M28 family metallopeptidase, whose protein sequence is MKNILLLCCILIALPALSQTQLVHRKASISQMIDEITAENLEKYVRDLADYRTRHSLSKGSSAQEGIEASQAYVLGLFKSFENQSNGRLTSSIDYFTVQGDGRRIPQDVQIGNVMATLKGTDPTDDRIFIVSAHIDSRALDVMNISIDAPGANDDGSGVAAVIELCRILSKREFPSTIIFVAVTGEEQGLKGATHLAERAKNENWNLVAMLNNDMLGNSNSSQTNINDNTRVRIFSEGVPVAESERMAAIRRYTNGENDSKSRQLARYMKELGERYVDQLEVKLVYRNDRFLRGGDHTPFAQQGFTAIRVTEMNENYYHQHENVRLENGIQYGDLPEFVDFEYVRKNTALNLASLASLASAPSEPQNVRIDVRRLSNTSTLLWDAPTNGKAKGYYVLMRETDESMWQKKFYTEEMTLTIPYSKDNYFFAVQAVGIDGDESLAVFPSPLTR, encoded by the coding sequence ATGAAAAATATTTTACTGTTATGCTGTATTTTGATAGCACTTCCAGCCCTCTCTCAAACTCAGCTCGTCCATAGAAAAGCGTCCATTAGCCAAATGATTGATGAAATTACTGCTGAGAACCTGGAAAAATATGTACGAGATTTAGCTGACTATCGAACTCGTCACTCCTTAAGTAAAGGTAGTTCAGCCCAAGAAGGCATCGAGGCTTCCCAAGCTTATGTTTTAGGGTTATTCAAATCTTTTGAGAACCAATCAAATGGACGATTAACTTCTAGTATCGATTATTTCACTGTCCAAGGGGATGGTCGAAGAATCCCACAAGATGTACAAATAGGAAATGTGATGGCCACTTTAAAGGGTACAGACCCCACAGATGACCGTATTTTCATTGTTTCTGCACACATCGATAGTCGCGCGTTAGATGTAATGAATATCAGCATCGATGCACCTGGAGCCAACGACGATGGTTCTGGCGTTGCAGCAGTTATTGAACTTTGCCGCATCCTATCCAAGCGTGAATTTCCTTCAACTATTATCTTTGTGGCCGTTACAGGAGAAGAGCAAGGACTCAAAGGAGCAACTCATCTTGCAGAGCGCGCTAAAAATGAAAACTGGAATTTGGTTGCTATGCTCAACAATGACATGCTAGGCAATAGCAATTCATCCCAAACAAATATCAATGACAACACGCGTGTCAGAATTTTTTCAGAGGGTGTTCCTGTAGCAGAATCTGAGCGTATGGCTGCTATTCGTCGGTATACTAATGGGGAAAATGACAGCAAGTCAAGGCAATTAGCTCGCTATATGAAAGAGTTGGGAGAGCGCTATGTAGATCAACTAGAAGTGAAGTTAGTTTATAGAAATGATCGCTTTCTTCGAGGAGGTGACCATACTCCTTTTGCCCAGCAGGGATTCACTGCAATACGAGTAACTGAAATGAATGAAAATTACTATCATCAACATGAAAATGTCCGACTAGAAAATGGCATTCAATACGGAGATTTACCTGAGTTTGTAGATTTTGAATATGTCAGAAAAAATACTGCATTGAATTTGGCCTCACTTGCTTCCTTAGCTTCTGCTCCATCTGAACCTCAAAATGTCCGAATTGATGTGAGAAGACTAAGCAATACAAGTACCTTGCTTTGGGACGCACCTACCAACGGTAAGGCTAAAGGGTACTATGTATTGATGCGAGAAACAGATGAGTCTATGTGGCAGAAGAAATTTTATACGGAGGAAATGACACTCACTATCCCCTATTCTAAAGATAATTATTTCTTTGCAGTTCAGGCCGTAGGTATAGACGGTGACGAGAGTTTGGCTGTATTTCCATCCCCACTTACTCGATAA
- a CDS encoding N-acetylmuramoyl-L-alanine amidase, which translates to MTTKYNFTKLSLAEFGNWLSAQRVGRTILKIQQHHTYIPSYQHFNGSNHFEMQRSMRNTHMNINRWSEIAQHFTIFPDGTILTGRSLEDTPAGIVNQNANAICMEHIGFFDRNKDEMTPEQRESIVKVTALLCQKFNLPVNTNSVIYHHWFSSKSCPGTNFFGGNKRVDCETHFLPLVKQALNLPSTPTINTDGGIQKYALVTANSLNVRTGPGATHPISSDRGALLTQSIIRVYEVQNDWYKISKSSKHWVSGKFTIDVQRYIVVPKTLNVRSGPGTTFFVVDKIHQDENVFITEISGSWARIGLEDRWVSKSFLQQF; encoded by the coding sequence ATGACAACAAAATACAATTTTACTAAACTATCCTTGGCTGAATTTGGAAATTGGCTTTCCGCACAACGAGTTGGTAGGACCATCTTAAAAATTCAACAACATCACACCTATATACCATCATATCAGCACTTCAATGGTTCCAACCACTTTGAAATGCAAAGAAGCATGCGCAACACGCATATGAATATCAATCGATGGTCTGAAATTGCCCAACATTTTACAATTTTTCCAGATGGGACTATACTTACCGGAAGGTCCCTTGAAGATACACCTGCTGGAATAGTCAATCAAAATGCTAATGCAATCTGTATGGAGCATATTGGTTTTTTTGATCGAAATAAAGATGAAATGACGCCTGAACAACGGGAATCCATTGTAAAAGTAACTGCTCTACTCTGTCAAAAATTTAATTTGCCTGTTAATACCAATAGCGTCATTTATCATCATTGGTTTTCTAGTAAATCCTGCCCAGGAACCAATTTCTTTGGAGGTAACAAACGTGTGGATTGTGAAACACATTTTTTACCTCTGGTAAAACAAGCACTCAATTTACCCAGTACACCCACTATCAACACTGATGGAGGAATTCAAAAGTATGCTTTAGTAACAGCAAACAGTTTAAATGTCCGAACAGGTCCAGGCGCTACTCATCCAATTTCAAGTGATAGAGGTGCATTGCTGACTCAGTCGATTATCAGAGTATATGAGGTTCAAAACGATTGGTATAAAATTTCGAAAAGCTCTAAACACTGGGTTTCAGGAAAATTCACAATAGATGTTCAGCGATACATCGTTGTTCCAAAAACGTTAAATGTTCGCTCAGGACCTGGGACAACATTCTTTGTCGTTGACAAAATCCATCAAGATGAAAACGTTTTCATTACTGAAATTTCCGGTAGTTGGGCTAGAATAGGACTAGAGGATCGCTGGGTGTCCAAGAGTTTCTTGCAGCAGTTTTAA
- a CDS encoding sodium:solute symporter yields MSLIDWLVMFGTLAAIVGYGVWKTYGAKDMESYIRGGNDMNWWTIGLSIMATQASAITFLSTPGQAYEDGMRFIQFYFGLPVAMIILSVTFLPMYYKLKVYTAYEFLESRFDLKTRTLAALLFLIQRGLAAGITIYAPSIILSTLLGWNLTFTNIFIGVLVIIYTVSGGTKAVSITQKQQMAVMMGGMVLAGIFVINMLPVKFTEAMHVAGKMERLNIVNFEFNLADRYNFWSGMTAAVFLFLSYFGTDQSQVQRYLSGSSLTQSRMGLMMNGLLKVPMQFIILFIGVMVYVFYQFYEPPVVFNKVQTEQLEQSPYKQDFDFLKEEYNQVFVEKKKDIEELLEAIAINDERAVAIAQDNIKKKTFYQESIRKETKELIVRNDGLAETRDTDYIFMRFVMDYLPKGIVGLLFAVIFSAAMSSTASELNALGSTTTVDLYKRSIVKRGSEYHYMLSSKWFTAIWGLIAILFATYATLFENLIQAVNLLGSLFYGTILGIFIVGFYMKWVKGNAVFIAAFLAEALILLIHFNNGDSLWGIAINIGFLWYNAIGCIAVMVFAGLIQVINRESVKQ; encoded by the coding sequence ATGAGTCTGATTGATTGGTTAGTGATGTTTGGGACATTGGCAGCTATTGTAGGCTACGGTGTTTGGAAAACCTATGGGGCTAAGGATATGGAGTCTTATATCCGTGGTGGAAACGATATGAACTGGTGGACCATAGGCTTGTCCATCATGGCTACCCAAGCCTCTGCCATCACTTTCCTAAGTACACCTGGGCAGGCTTATGAGGACGGCATGCGTTTTATCCAATTTTACTTTGGTTTACCAGTGGCGATGATTATCCTTTCAGTTACTTTTTTACCTATGTATTACAAACTGAAGGTTTATACTGCATATGAGTTTTTAGAATCAAGATTTGACCTCAAAACCCGTACATTGGCTGCATTACTTTTCCTGATTCAGAGAGGTTTAGCAGCGGGAATTACAATTTATGCTCCATCCATTATTCTTTCTACTTTATTGGGTTGGAATCTCACATTCACAAATATTTTTATTGGTGTCTTAGTGATCATATATACAGTTTCGGGAGGTACCAAGGCTGTATCTATTACGCAAAAGCAGCAAATGGCTGTGATGATGGGGGGGATGGTTCTAGCAGGAATTTTTGTAATCAACATGCTGCCAGTAAAGTTTACAGAAGCCATGCACGTAGCCGGTAAAATGGAACGATTGAATATCGTTAATTTTGAGTTCAATTTGGCAGACCGTTATAATTTCTGGTCAGGAATGACAGCAGCAGTTTTCCTTTTTTTATCTTATTTCGGTACCGATCAATCGCAGGTACAACGCTATCTTTCTGGAAGTTCTTTGACGCAAAGCCGCATGGGATTGATGATGAATGGACTTCTCAAAGTACCTATGCAATTCATCATTCTATTCATTGGGGTAATGGTATATGTCTTCTATCAGTTTTACGAACCTCCAGTTGTTTTTAATAAAGTTCAAACGGAGCAATTGGAACAATCTCCCTACAAGCAGGATTTTGATTTTTTAAAAGAAGAATACAATCAAGTGTTTGTTGAAAAAAAGAAAGATATCGAAGAATTGTTAGAAGCCATTGCTATCAACGATGAACGAGCAGTAGCCATAGCTCAGGACAATATCAAGAAGAAAACGTTTTACCAAGAAAGCATCCGAAAGGAAACCAAAGAACTTATTGTACGGAATGATGGACTGGCGGAAACGAGAGATACGGATTATATTTTTATGCGTTTTGTAATGGATTACCTCCCCAAAGGAATTGTAGGCTTACTCTTTGCAGTAATTTTCTCCGCCGCAATGTCCTCTACAGCTTCGGAGTTAAACGCTTTGGGAAGTACGACCACGGTAGATTTGTATAAGCGATCCATCGTGAAGAGAGGATCTGAGTATCACTATATGCTTTCTTCGAAGTGGTTCACAGCTATTTGGGGCCTTATAGCCATTCTTTTTGCCACTTATGCTACCTTATTTGAAAACCTCATTCAGGCAGTCAATCTATTAGGATCCCTTTTTTACGGGACAATTTTGGGTATATTTATTGTAGGGTTTTACATGAAGTGGGTCAAAGGAAATGCCGTTTTTATTGCTGCATTTCTAGCAGAAGCCTTGATCTTATTGATTCATTTCAATAATGGCGATAGCTTATGGGGTATTGCTATCAATATTGGATTCTTGTGGTATAATGCAATAGGTTGTATTGCTGTAATGGTGTTTGCTGGCTTGATCCAAGTGATCAATAGAGAATCGGTTAAGCAGTAG